One region of Purpureocillium takamizusanense chromosome 4, complete sequence genomic DNA includes:
- a CDS encoding uncharacterized protein (COG:S~CAZy:GH154~EggNog:ENOG503NZ89) gives MPNTNWLWFRVFANLGLKRNGGRYSQERLDRDIEHLDTFYRGDGWSNDGPEGIHQMDYYSSSFAIQTLQLLYATIGGADDPARAAEFKRRAQMAALDLVHYYDDEGRAIPFGRSVGYRFAMVAFWSTLAYADVELPAPLTWGMVKGIVLRNLRWWQTQTDMWTSSGTLSLGYLYPNMYLTENYNSPGSPYWACIAFICLAVPESHPFWTSKEELHSSAFPPVKALKHPGHITSYRGGHCMLLSSGQACGYPMKASHAKYGGFAYSSAFGYSVPPGLLSLEQHALASQLGLSDDGGDHWRARRLSEYAGLEHRGGGGGGGGHERGHDDEPVLVSVWRPYADVRVTTTLVPPTERAPNWHLRVHRIDNGGARALMTADGSFAVCNVDSRTGRYLEPYDRERCEGTSPMIIGNYDVNTPAGWAEGAEGAFAVSNKAGAVGIKALEPSPSPSPSSPSVLPRRRAMLVNADPNSNLVDSRTTIPTLQHTIAAGQTVWYVSAIYAKPGGAGVPKETYLDGWDAPPSVPKWLESEMARDGAWHGAR, from the exons ATGCCCAACACCAACTGGCTCTGGTTCCGCGTCTTCGCCAACCTCGGCCTCAAGCGCAACGGCGGCCGCTACTCTCAGGAGCGGCTCGACCGCGACATTGAGCACCTCGACACGTTTtaccgcggcgacggctggtCCAACGACGGGCCCGAGGGCATCCACC AGATGGACTACTACTCGTCCAGCTTCGCCATCCAGACCCTGCAGCTGCTCTACGCCACCATCGGCGGAGCCGACGACCCAGCCCGCGCGGCCGAGTTCAAGCGGCGCGCGCAAATGGCCGCGCTGGACCTGGTGCactactacgacgacgagggccgcgccaTCCCCTTTGGCCGCAGCGTCGGGTACCGCTTCGCCATGGTGGCCTTTTGGAGCACCCTCGCCtacgccgacgtcgagctgcccgcgCCCCTGACCTGGGGCATGGTCAAGGGCATCGTCCTGCGCAACCTGCGCTGGTGGCAGACGCAGACGGACATGTGGACGTCGAGCGGCACCCTGTCGCTTGGATACTTGTATCCAAACATGTAT TTGACGGAAAACTACAACAGTCCAGGTAGCCCG TACTGGGCATGCATAGCCTTCATCTGCCTTGCCGTGCCCGAGAGCCACCCGTTCTGGACATCCAAGGAAGAGCTACACAGTAGCGCGTTTCCTCCCGTCAAGGCCCTGAAGCACCCCGGACACATTACgag CTATCGCGGCGGCCACTGCATGCTCCTGTCGTCGGGCCAGGCCTGCGGCTACCCGATGAAGGCCTCGCACGCCAAGTACGGCGGCTTCGCCTACAGCAGCGCCTTTGGCTActcggtgccgccgggccTACTGTCGCTCGAGCAGCACGCGCTCGCCTCGCAGCTCGGCCTgtcggacgacggcggggaccactggcgcgcgcggcgcctctCCGAGTATGCAGGGCTCGAacatcgcggcggcggcggcggcggcggcggccatgaacgTGGACATGACGACGAACCCGTGCTAGTGTCCGTATGGCGTCCCTATGCCGACGTACGCgtcacgacgacgctcgtcCCGCCGACCGAGCGGGCGCCCAACTGGCACCTGCGCGTCCACAGGatcgacaacggcggcgcccgcgcgctcatgacggccgacggctcgTTTGCCGTTTGCAACGTCGACTCGCGCACCGGGCGGTACCTCGAGCCGTATGACCGGGAGAGGTGCGAGGGGACGTCGCCCATGATTATCGGCAACTACGACGTCAACacgccggcgggctgggcggagGGCGCGGAGGGCGCGTTCGCCGTCTCCaacaaggccggcgccgtgggcatcaaggccctggaaccgtcaccgtcaccgtcaccgtcttcgccgtctgtgttgccgcggcggcgcgccatgCTCGTCAACGCGGACCCCAACTCCAACCTCGTGGACAGCCGCACGACGATTCCGACGCTGCAGCACAccatcgccgcgggccagACGGTCTGGTACGTGTCCGCGATATATGccaagcccggcggcgccggcgtgcccAAGGAGACGTATCTGGACGGGTGGGATGCACCGCCGAGCGTGCCAAAGTGGCTAGAGTCCGAGATGGCTCGCGAtggggcatggcatggagcTAGGTAG
- a CDS encoding uncharacterized protein (TransMembrane:12 (i25-45o80-99i106-127o133-156i168-186o198-221i294-316o336-354i361-383o395-422i434-454o466-486i)~EggNog:ENOG503NVZH~COG:P): MALMARILRSIVRNDAMRSDPDVIYGWRVFALVFASCFGGMLFGWDTGAIGGVLAMPAFQDVFGTANKSKQDKSNLEQNIVSTLQAGCFAACFATSWLADRYGRRPCLMATGVLTAAGVALQAASAAHGTLAVMYVGRFVAGLGVGAASTLTPLYVSECAPRSIRGGLTAFYQLFIVTGIMIAFWVNYGCLLHVSAPAVYVVPLALQALPAIFLIGGMFLAPESPRWCARKDDWERATKILVKLRCLPADSEYVSNEIQDMASQLEIERRLTGDATAKTLLKEMFLIPGNRRRTIISIVLMICQQMTGVNAINYYAPQIFQNLGMTGTDSSLFATGIYGVVKMAACSVFLLFIADSLGRRWALLWTSGALAIVLYIIGIYGRVQPPVKGEPVSAFGYVAITCIYLWAALFQFGWGPACWILVSEIPTARLRAMNVAIGAATQWLFNFVMARSVLTMQATMGKAGYGMFFMFGSFDIIMGFFVYFFVPETKGISLEKMDELFGVTETAKRLDEEADGDHPVSVRSERAGKS; this comes from the exons ATGGCACTCATGGCCCGGATCCTCCGCTCCATCGTGCGCAACGATGCCATGCGATCCGACCCAGACGTCATCTACGGCTGGCGcgtcttcgccctcgtcttcgcctcgtGCTTCGGCGGCATGCTCTTCGGCTGGGACAcgggcgccatcggcggcgtcctcgccatgcccgccTTCCAGGACGTCTTCGGCACCGCCAACAAGTCCAAGCAGGACAAGTCCAACCTCGAGCAGAACATCGTCTCCACCCTCCAAGCCGGATGCTTCGCCGCCTGCTTCGCCACCAGCTGGCTCGCCGACCGCTACGGCCGCAGGCCCTGCCTCATGGCCACGGGCgtcctcaccgccgccggcgtcgccctgcaggccgcgagcgccgcccacggcaccctcgccgtcatgtACGTCGggcgcttcgtcgccggcctgggcgtgggcgcggcgtcgacgctcACCCCGCTGTACGTGTCGGAGTGTGCGCCGCGGTCGATCCGTGGTGGCTTGACGG CATTCTACCAGCTCTTCATCGTCACGGGAATCATGATCGCCTTCTG GGTCAACTACGGTTGCCTCCTTCACGTGTCCGCCCCGGCCGTCTACGTCGTGCCCCTTGCCCTGCAagccctgcccgccat CTTTTTGATCGGCGGCATGTTCCTTGCCCCCGAGAG TCCACGATGGTGCGCCAGAAAAGACGACTGGGAGCGGGCCACCAAGATTCTCGTCAAGCTGCGATG cctgcctgccgacTCCGAGTACGTCTCCAACGAGATCCAGGacatggccagccagctcgagATCGAGAGGCGGTTGACGGGCGACGCCACCGCCAAGACCCTCCTCAAGGAGATGTTCCTCATCCCCGGCAACCGCAGGCGAACCATCATCTCCATCGTCCTCATGATCTGTCAGCAGATGACTggcgtcaacgccatc AACTACTACGCCCCGCAAATCTTTCAGAACTTGGGCATGACTGGCACCGACTCGTCCCTCTTCGCCACGGGCATCTACGGCGTTGTCAAGATGGCCGCCTGCTCCGTCTTCCTCCTTTTCATCGCCGACTCGCTCGGTCGCCGCTGGGCTCTATTGTGGACGAGCGGCGCCTTGGCCATTGTGCTGTACATAATCGGCATCTACGGCCGAGTGCAGCCTCCCGTCAAGGGCGAGCCC GTCTCTGCTTTCGGATATGTCGCCATTACTTGCATCTACCTGTGGGCTGC GCTTTTCCAATTCGGCTGGGGTCCAGCATGCTGGATTCTCGTTTCCGAGATCCCGACGGCCCGCCTGCGTGCCATGAATGTGGCCattggcgccgccacccaaTGGCTCTTCAACTTTGTCATGGCCCGAT CTGTTCTCACAATGCAAGCGACCATGGGCAAGGCCGGATAT GGCATGTTCTTCATGTTTGGCAGCTtcgacatcatcatgggCTTTTTCGTCTACTTTTTCGTCCCTGAGACCAAGGGTATCAGCCTAGAGAAGATGGACGAGCTTTTTGGCGTCACGGAGACGGCCAAGAGGCTGGACGAAGAGGCTGACGGCGACCACCCGGTGAGTGTGCGATCGGAGCGGGCTGGTAAATCGTAG
- a CDS encoding uncharacterized protein (COG:S~EggNog:ENOG503NZ89) produces the protein MASTTTSSTNNSNNAAPLNLGYNGGAAHPFSRVPLSGRSSVQELLITLLDPLTPFFSPCRARVRCPGATAVRFDAAAAELEGFARPLWGLASLLAGGGHYHDARPGGGGGTEAWLAGLKAGTDPESPEFWGFPRDNDQRMVEMCPLGYTLAVAPVFWESLSPKERANVETWLGNSINEKKHVHPVLRC, from the exons AtggccagcaccaccacctcatccacaaacaacagcaacaacgcCGCCCCCCTGAACCTCGGCTacaatggcggcgccgcccacccctTCTCGCGCGTGCCGCTCTCCGGCCGGTCCTCGGTGCAGGAGCTGCTCATCACGCTGCTCGACCCGCTGacgcccttcttctcgccgtgccgcgcccgcgtccgctgccccggcgccaccgccgtgcgcttcgacgccgccgccgccgagctcgagggcttCGCGCGCCCGCTCTGGGGGCTCGCCTCCCTgcttgctggcggcggccactACCACGACGCAaggcccggcggcggcggcggcaccgaggCATGGCTCGCCGGGCTCAAGGCCGGGACCGACCCGGAGAGCCCCGAGTTCTGGGGCTTCCCCCGCGACAACGACCAGCGCATGGTCGAGATGTGTCCGTTGG GATAtaccctcgccgtcgcccctgTGTTCTGGGAGTCCCTCTCCCCGAAAGAGCGCGCCAACGTCGAGACGTGGCTCGGCAACTCCATCAACGAAAAGAAGCACGTCCACCCTGTTCTCCGATGCTAA